A genomic window from Streptomyces sp. MST-110588 includes:
- a CDS encoding nucleobase:cation symporter-2 family protein — protein sequence MAATSGHQPADDRKHPVDRTLPPLKMFTSGLQHVAAMYAGVVAPPMIVGPACGLDATGTAFLMGAALFTAGLATLLQTLGLWKVGARLPFVNGVSFAGVTPMVAIGTAHGPRDALPVIFGAVIVAGVLGFVLAPYFSRLLRFFPPVVTGTVITLIGVSLLPVAFNWAQGGNARAADYGSPANIALAALTLVTVLVLRRVLRGFLRQTAILIGLAIGTVLAVPAGLTDFGALGDAGLVGFPTPFHFGAPRFDDAAAIVSMCVVMLVCMTESTADMLALGRIVGRPADERTIAGGLRADTLGTAVSPLFNGFATSAFAQNIGLVAMTGVRSRYVVATGGGILVLLGLCPVAASVISLVPLPVLGGAGIVLFGSVAASGIQTLATAALDKGENALIVAAAVGIGLIPVAAPRFYHHFPQGLLVVLDSGISTGCLVAVLLNLAFNHRGRKGKRGESGKRGKRRDGTPLGGVPHQHGSGTAEPGAVSAH from the coding sequence GTGGCCGCAACCTCTGGGCACCAGCCGGCGGACGACCGCAAGCACCCGGTCGACCGGACCCTTCCGCCCCTGAAGATGTTCACCAGCGGCCTCCAGCACGTCGCCGCGATGTACGCGGGGGTGGTGGCCCCGCCGATGATCGTCGGGCCGGCCTGCGGGCTGGACGCCACCGGCACCGCCTTCCTCATGGGCGCCGCGCTCTTCACGGCCGGCCTGGCCACCCTCCTCCAGACCCTGGGCCTGTGGAAGGTCGGTGCCAGACTGCCGTTCGTCAACGGCGTCTCCTTCGCGGGCGTGACCCCGATGGTCGCCATCGGTACGGCCCACGGCCCCCGCGACGCGCTGCCGGTCATCTTCGGCGCGGTGATCGTCGCAGGCGTGCTGGGCTTCGTCCTGGCGCCGTACTTCTCCAGACTGCTGCGGTTCTTCCCGCCGGTGGTCACCGGCACCGTCATCACCCTGATCGGCGTCTCCCTGCTGCCGGTGGCCTTCAACTGGGCCCAGGGCGGCAACGCGCGGGCGGCGGACTACGGTTCGCCGGCCAACATCGCCCTGGCCGCGCTGACGCTGGTGACCGTGCTGGTCCTGCGGCGAGTGCTGCGCGGCTTCCTGCGGCAGACAGCGATCCTGATCGGCCTGGCCATCGGTACGGTCCTGGCGGTCCCGGCCGGCCTCACCGACTTCGGCGCCCTCGGCGACGCGGGCCTCGTCGGCTTCCCCACGCCCTTCCATTTCGGCGCCCCGAGGTTCGACGACGCCGCCGCGATCGTCTCCATGTGCGTGGTGATGCTGGTGTGCATGACCGAGTCGACGGCCGACATGCTGGCGCTGGGCCGGATCGTGGGGCGGCCGGCGGACGAGCGGACCATCGCCGGCGGACTGCGCGCCGACACCCTCGGCACCGCCGTCAGCCCCCTGTTCAACGGCTTCGCCACCAGTGCCTTCGCCCAGAACATCGGCCTGGTGGCGATGACCGGGGTGCGCAGCCGCTACGTGGTCGCCACCGGCGGCGGCATCCTGGTCCTCCTGGGGCTGTGCCCGGTCGCCGCCTCGGTGATCTCCCTGGTCCCGCTGCCGGTGCTCGGCGGCGCGGGCATCGTCCTGTTCGGGTCCGTGGCGGCCAGCGGCATCCAGACCCTGGCCACCGCCGCGCTGGACAAGGGCGAGAACGCGCTGATCGTGGCGGCGGCGGTCGGCATCGGACTGATACCGGTCGCCGCGCCGCGCTTCTACCACCACTTCCCCCAGGGGCTGCTGGTCGTCCTGGACTCCGGCATCAGCACCGGCTGTCTGGTCGCCGTGCTGCTGAACCTGGCCTTCAACCACCGGGGGAGGAAGGGGAAAAGAGGGGAGAGCGGGAAGAGGGGAAAGAGGCGTGACGGGACGCCTCTGGGAGGCGTCCCGCACCAACACGGCTCCGGCACGGCGGAGCCCGGAGCGGTGTCCGCCCACTGA
- a CDS encoding 8-oxoguanine deaminase yields MAAQAAPGAPGASDTPLDTPPAVPPAERTVIENCAVATVDAQDTEHAAGHVVVAGQVIESVGAGPAPKGLENVVRRIDGSGHLLTPGLVNTHHHFYQWITRGLATDHNLFDWLVALYPTWARIDAPMLAAATQGSLAMMVKGGVTTACDHHYIFPRGSGDLVAAELAAAASIGARITLARGSMDRGVKDGGLPPDFAVETTEGALKATEEAIDSHHDASFGSLVHIAVAPCSPFSVSTELLREGALLARRKGVRMHTHGSETVEEEKFCHELFGMGPTDYFESTGWLGEDVWMAHCVHMNDADIAAFARTGTGVAHCPSSNARLAAGIARVPDMLRAGVPVGLGVDGTASNESGELHTELRNALLINRLGAHREAALDARRALRLGTYGGAQVLGRARETGSIEAGKLADLVLWKLDGLGHSTIADPVTALVFGPAAPVTLSLVGGEPVVEDNHLTNVDEEAVARAARTQARRLARIAAGG; encoded by the coding sequence ATGGCAGCACAAGCAGCACCGGGAGCACCAGGAGCGTCGGACACACCGTTGGACACACCGCCGGCCGTACCACCGGCCGAGCGCACCGTCATCGAGAACTGTGCTGTCGCCACCGTCGACGCCCAGGACACCGAACACGCCGCGGGCCATGTCGTCGTCGCCGGCCAGGTCATCGAATCGGTCGGCGCGGGACCGGCCCCCAAGGGCCTGGAGAACGTCGTCCGGCGGATCGACGGCAGCGGCCACCTCCTGACCCCCGGCCTGGTCAACACCCACCACCACTTCTACCAGTGGATCACCCGGGGCCTGGCCACCGACCACAACCTCTTCGACTGGCTGGTCGCCCTCTACCCGACCTGGGCCCGCATCGACGCGCCGATGCTCGCCGCCGCCACCCAGGGGTCGCTGGCGATGATGGTCAAGGGCGGTGTCACCACCGCCTGCGACCACCACTACATCTTCCCCCGGGGCTCCGGCGACCTGGTCGCCGCCGAACTGGCCGCCGCGGCCAGCATAGGCGCCCGGATCACCCTGGCCCGCGGCTCCATGGACCGGGGTGTCAAGGACGGCGGGCTGCCGCCGGACTTCGCCGTGGAGACCACCGAAGGCGCCCTGAAAGCCACGGAAGAAGCCATCGACAGCCACCACGACGCCTCCTTCGGCTCCCTGGTGCACATCGCCGTGGCCCCCTGTTCCCCCTTCTCCGTCTCCACCGAACTCCTGCGGGAGGGCGCCCTGCTGGCGCGGCGCAAGGGCGTCCGGATGCACACCCATGGCTCGGAGACCGTGGAGGAGGAGAAGTTCTGTCACGAACTGTTCGGCATGGGCCCCACCGACTACTTCGAGTCCACCGGCTGGCTCGGCGAGGACGTGTGGATGGCGCACTGCGTCCACATGAACGACGCCGACATCGCCGCCTTCGCCCGTACGGGCACCGGCGTCGCCCACTGCCCGTCCTCCAACGCACGCCTGGCCGCCGGGATCGCCCGGGTCCCCGACATGCTGCGGGCCGGCGTCCCGGTCGGCCTGGGCGTGGACGGCACGGCCTCCAACGAGTCCGGCGAACTGCACACCGAACTGCGCAACGCGCTGCTGATCAACCGCCTCGGCGCCCACCGGGAAGCCGCCCTGGACGCCCGCCGGGCGCTGCGCCTGGGCACGTACGGCGGTGCACAGGTCCTGGGCCGGGCGCGGGAGACCGGCTCCATCGAGGCCGGCAAGCTCGCCGACCTGGTGCTGTGGAAGCTGGACGGCCTGGGCCACTCCACCATCGCCGACCCGGTCACCGCGCTGGTATTTGGACCGGCCGCTCCCGTCACCCTGTCCCTGGTCGGCGGTGAGCCGGTCGTCGAGGACAACCACCTGACGAACGTGGACGAGGAGGCCGTCGCCCGCGCGGCGCGGACGCAGGCACGGCGTCTGGCCCGTATCGCCGCCGGGGGCTGA
- the uraD gene encoding 2-oxo-4-hydroxy-4-carboxy-5-ureidoimidazoline decarboxylase: protein MSSSPTPGLTRFNTADDSEARAVLREVCASQAWGSRIAGRRPYATTDALLAASDAATAELTAEDLAQAMAGHPPIGRPEPGDAASAREQSGMAGASEELRAEMLALNLAYQERFGHVFLICATGLTGEQMRDAVRHRLGNSPERERETVRTELGKINRIRLARLVADMADMTDTARTADPADSPDTAKDATRDTAKDTAKETSVSTHILDTSAGRPAEGVALTLSVRSAPDGPWSAHGASKTDADGRCKDLPALPEGTTHVRLEFATGAYLAHQAAPADQQAAEQQDAPRARDSGAFFPEVAVTFAVNPGEHHHVPLLLNPFGYSVYRGS from the coding sequence GTGTCTTCGAGTCCGACACCGGGTCTCACCCGGTTCAACACCGCAGACGACAGCGAGGCGCGAGCCGTGCTGCGCGAGGTGTGCGCCAGCCAGGCGTGGGGGAGCCGGATCGCCGGCCGGCGTCCGTACGCCACCACCGACGCCCTCCTTGCCGCGAGCGACGCCGCCACGGCCGAGCTCACCGCAGAGGACCTGGCACAGGCGATGGCGGGGCACCCGCCCATCGGCCGGCCGGAGCCGGGCGACGCGGCCTCCGCCCGTGAACAGAGCGGGATGGCCGGGGCGTCCGAGGAGCTCAGGGCCGAGATGCTCGCACTCAACCTGGCCTACCAGGAGCGGTTCGGGCACGTCTTCCTCATCTGCGCCACCGGTCTGACCGGTGAACAGATGCGGGACGCCGTACGGCACCGTCTGGGCAATTCGCCGGAGCGCGAGCGGGAGACCGTCCGTACGGAGCTGGGCAAGATCAACCGTATTCGGCTGGCCCGTCTCGTGGCAGACATGGCAGACATGACAGACACAGCACGTACAGCAGACCCGGCAGACTCACCGGACACCGCGAAAGACGCCACAAGGGACACCGCGAAAGACACCGCGAAGGAGACCTCGGTGTCCACGCACATCCTGGACACCAGCGCGGGCCGCCCCGCCGAGGGCGTGGCCCTCACCCTCTCGGTCCGCTCCGCGCCGGACGGACCCTGGAGCGCCCACGGGGCCTCCAAGACCGACGCGGACGGCCGCTGCAAGGATCTGCCGGCACTGCCGGAAGGCACCACCCACGTACGCCTGGAGTTCGCGACCGGGGCGTACCTCGCCCACCAGGCCGCCCCGGCCGACCAGCAAGCCGCGGAACAGCAGGACGCCCCCCGCGCAAGGGACAGCGGAGCCTTCTTCCCGGAGGTGGCGGTCACCTTTGCCGTCAACCCGGGCGAGCACCATCACGTGCCGCTGCTGCTCAACCCGTTCGGCTACTCCGTATACCGAGGGAGCTAG
- a CDS encoding nucleobase:cation symporter-2 family protein, producing MAQQPHAEKVPVPPVHPVDEKLSPKRLLPAALQHIAAMYAGVVTPPLIIGQAVGLDAAGSTRLIAASLLIAGLATLLQTLGLGTLAGNRLPFVNAASSAGITPMLAIAETTAKGHQLPAIYGAVLVAGVFCLAVGPFFGRLLRFFPPLVTGVVITLIGVTLMPVPVAWAQGGNKQAADFGAMKNLALAAFTLVVILLLQRFARGFGKQVALLLGLAAGTLAALPFGMADLGALRQAPLAALPDLFPFGAPEFRPAAILSLCIVMLVLMTESCAGMLALGEICARECDRGTITRGLRTDGLATLLGPVLGTFPTSAFAQNVGVVSLTRVRSRYVVAVAGGALIVLGAFPVLGAVVSLVPMPVLGGAGIVLFGSIAVSGIRTLSEAGLDDSSNIVLVAVSLGAGIIPLAAPAFYADFPAWARTVLGSGISAGALVAVALNLFFHHLGTRGRPAAALESS from the coding sequence ATGGCACAGCAACCGCACGCCGAGAAAGTCCCCGTTCCGCCGGTCCACCCGGTGGACGAGAAGCTGTCCCCCAAGCGGCTGCTCCCCGCCGCGCTCCAGCACATCGCCGCCATGTACGCGGGCGTGGTCACCCCGCCGCTGATCATCGGCCAGGCCGTGGGCCTGGACGCGGCGGGCAGCACCCGGCTGATCGCCGCGAGCCTGCTGATCGCCGGGCTGGCCACGCTCCTCCAGACGCTCGGCCTGGGCACCCTCGCCGGCAACCGGCTGCCGTTCGTCAACGCCGCCTCCTCCGCCGGCATCACCCCGATGCTCGCCATCGCCGAGACCACCGCCAAAGGACACCAACTCCCCGCCATCTACGGCGCGGTGCTGGTCGCCGGCGTCTTCTGCCTGGCCGTGGGCCCCTTCTTCGGCCGGCTGCTGCGCTTCTTCCCACCGTTGGTCACCGGTGTGGTCATCACCCTCATCGGTGTGACGCTGATGCCCGTACCCGTCGCCTGGGCCCAGGGCGGCAACAAGCAGGCCGCCGACTTCGGCGCCATGAAGAACCTGGCACTGGCCGCCTTCACCCTCGTGGTGATCCTGCTCCTCCAGCGCTTCGCCCGCGGCTTCGGCAAACAGGTCGCCCTGCTGCTGGGGCTGGCCGCCGGCACCCTGGCCGCCCTTCCTTTCGGCATGGCGGACCTCGGCGCGCTGCGCCAGGCGCCGCTGGCCGCGCTGCCCGACCTCTTCCCGTTCGGCGCCCCCGAGTTCCGGCCCGCGGCCATCCTCTCGCTGTGCATCGTGATGCTGGTGCTGATGACCGAATCCTGTGCCGGGATGCTGGCGCTGGGAGAGATCTGCGCACGGGAGTGCGATCGGGGGACCATCACCAGAGGACTGCGTACGGACGGCCTGGCCACCCTCCTGGGGCCCGTCCTCGGCACCTTTCCCACCAGCGCCTTCGCACAGAACGTCGGCGTCGTCTCGCTGACCCGGGTCCGCAGCCGCTATGTCGTCGCCGTCGCGGGCGGCGCGCTGATCGTCCTGGGCGCCTTCCCCGTCCTGGGCGCGGTCGTCTCCCTGGTGCCGATGCCCGTCCTGGGCGGCGCCGGCATCGTCCTGTTCGGCTCGATAGCGGTCAGCGGCATCCGTACGCTCTCCGAAGCCGGCCTGGACGACAGCTCCAACATCGTCCTGGTGGCCGTGTCGCTGGGCGCCGGCATCATCCCGCTGGCCGCGCCCGCCTTCTACGCCGACTTCCCCGCCTGGGCCCGTACCGTACTCGGCTCCGGCATCAGCGCCGGCGCGCTGGTGGCGGTCGCGCTCAACCTGTTCTTCCACCACCTCGGCACCCGCGGCCGTCCGGCCGCGGCACTCGAATCCTCCTAG
- a CDS encoding TIM barrel protein codes for MGFTDGRFNVNLSILFTELPLLERPAAAAAAGFGAVELWWPWVDTPTPAQSELDALRDALKAADTRLVGLNFYAGRLPGPDRGALSVPGEESERFRANIPVAVEFARSLGCTALNALYGNRVADAEPGAQDELALENLALAARAADSIGATLLIEALNAVESPDCPIVSAPAAIEVVDAVNATTGLGNAAFLMDLYHLSMNGEDLDTVIDTYADRTGHVQIADTPGRGAPGTGTLPLEGLLDRLAKAGYRGWTGLEYKPGDRPSAESFDWLPYAARRP; via the coding sequence ATGGGCTTCACGGACGGGCGCTTCAACGTCAACCTGTCGATCCTGTTCACCGAACTTCCGCTGCTGGAGCGACCCGCCGCGGCGGCTGCGGCCGGGTTCGGCGCGGTGGAACTGTGGTGGCCGTGGGTGGACACCCCCACGCCCGCGCAGTCCGAGCTGGACGCCCTGCGGGACGCGCTGAAGGCCGCGGACACGCGGCTGGTGGGACTGAACTTCTACGCCGGCCGGCTGCCCGGGCCGGACCGCGGGGCACTGTCCGTACCCGGCGAGGAGTCCGAGCGCTTCCGCGCCAACATCCCCGTGGCGGTGGAGTTCGCCCGCTCGCTGGGCTGTACGGCCCTCAACGCCCTGTACGGCAACCGGGTGGCGGACGCCGAGCCCGGGGCGCAGGACGAACTGGCCCTGGAGAACCTGGCGCTGGCCGCCCGGGCGGCCGACTCCATCGGAGCCACCCTGCTGATCGAGGCGCTCAACGCCGTGGAGTCGCCGGACTGCCCGATCGTCTCCGCGCCCGCCGCCATCGAGGTCGTGGACGCGGTGAACGCCACCACGGGGCTGGGCAACGCCGCGTTCCTGATGGATCTGTACCACCTGTCCATGAACGGCGAGGACCTGGACACGGTCATCGACACGTACGCGGACCGGACCGGGCACGTACAGATCGCGGACACCCCGGGGCGCGGCGCGCCGGGCACCGGGACGCTGCCGCTGGAGGGCCTGCTCGACCGGCTGGCCAAGGCCGGTTACCGCGGCTGGACCGGCCTGGAGTACAAGCCCGGCGACCGGCCGAGCGCCGAGTCCTTCGACTGGCTCCCGTACGCCGCCCGCCGCCCCTGA
- a CDS encoding TetR/AcrR family transcriptional regulator, protein MAGRREQVLRAAIEVLGAEGSRRLTYQAVDTAAGVPSGTTSNYFRNRVALIDGIVDHLQALERRDWEAFAREADPADVHELAEALARFLTYATGPERARTAARYALFLESASRPELRAPLTRGRQTVLAWGSEWIRRFGSPTPERHCEILLDYLDGAALHQLAFPADDFDPLPGIRDLLRGLLA, encoded by the coding sequence GTGGCAGGACGGCGGGAGCAGGTACTCCGGGCGGCGATCGAGGTCCTGGGGGCGGAGGGGTCCCGGCGGCTGACCTACCAGGCCGTCGACACCGCCGCCGGCGTCCCCTCGGGCACCACCTCCAACTACTTCCGCAACCGCGTCGCCCTGATCGACGGCATCGTCGACCACCTCCAGGCCCTGGAACGCCGCGACTGGGAAGCGTTCGCCCGCGAGGCCGACCCGGCGGACGTACACGAACTCGCCGAGGCCCTCGCCCGGTTCCTCACCTACGCCACCGGCCCCGAACGCGCCAGGACCGCCGCCCGCTACGCCCTCTTCCTGGAGTCCGCCTCCCGCCCCGAACTGCGCGCGCCCCTGACCCGCGGCCGGCAGACCGTCCTCGCCTGGGGCTCCGAATGGATCCGCCGCTTCGGCTCCCCCACCCCCGAACGGCACTGCGAGATCCTCCTCGACTACCTCGACGGCGCAGCCCTGCACCAACTTGCCTTCCCCGCCGACGACTTCGACCCCCTGCCCGGCATCCGGGACCTTCTACGGGGCCTGCTGGCCTGA
- a CDS encoding 2-hydroxy-3-oxopropionate reductase → MNNLPKIAWIGLGIMGSPMAENLIKAGYQVTGYTLEKEKLDRLAAAGGTPAASVAEAVRGADVVFTMVPASPQVEAVAYGPGGILENAEPGALLIDMSSITPQTSVDLAENAAAKGIRVLDAPVSGGEAGAVEAVLSIMVGGRQEDFDAARPLLEALGTTIVRCGPHGAGQTVKAANQLIVAVNIQACAEAVVFLEKSGVDLRAALEVLGGGLAGSTVLARKKNNFLTRDFTPGFRIDLHHKDMGIVTDAARAVGAALPVGAVVANLVASLRAQGDGGLDHSALLRGVERLSGHNAAII, encoded by the coding sequence ATGAACAATCTCCCCAAGATCGCCTGGATCGGTCTCGGGATCATGGGCTCACCCATGGCCGAGAACCTGATCAAGGCCGGATATCAGGTCACCGGTTACACGCTGGAGAAGGAGAAGCTGGACCGGCTGGCGGCGGCCGGCGGCACCCCCGCCGCCTCCGTGGCCGAGGCCGTCCGCGGCGCGGACGTCGTCTTCACCATGGTTCCCGCCTCCCCCCAGGTCGAGGCGGTCGCGTACGGGCCCGGCGGCATCCTGGAGAACGCGGAGCCCGGCGCGCTGCTGATCGACATGTCCTCGATCACCCCGCAGACCTCCGTCGACCTGGCGGAGAACGCCGCGGCGAAGGGCATCCGGGTCCTGGACGCCCCGGTGTCGGGTGGCGAGGCGGGAGCCGTCGAGGCGGTGCTGTCCATCATGGTGGGCGGCCGGCAGGAAGACTTCGACGCCGCGCGCCCCCTGCTGGAGGCGCTGGGCACGACCATCGTCCGGTGCGGCCCGCACGGCGCCGGACAGACCGTCAAGGCCGCCAACCAGCTCATCGTCGCCGTCAACATCCAGGCGTGCGCGGAGGCGGTGGTCTTCCTGGAGAAGTCCGGCGTGGACCTCCGGGCCGCCCTGGAGGTCCTGGGCGGCGGGCTGGCCGGCTCCACCGTCCTGGCCCGCAAGAAGAACAACTTCCTGACCCGCGACTTCACGCCCGGCTTCCGGATCGACCTGCACCACAAGGACATGGGCATCGTCACCGACGCCGCCCGCGCCGTCGGCGCCGCGCTGCCGGTCGGCGCCGTGGTCGCGAACCTGGTCGCCTCCCTGCGCGCCCAGGGCGACGGGGGCCTGGACCACTCGGCCCTGCTGCGCGGCGTCGAGCGGCTGTCCGGGCACAACGCCGCCATCATCTGA
- a CDS encoding helix-turn-helix domain-containing protein: protein MTGPADHPFVQAVKPLVDAMGGEMVAPELAQGDDVVLVWEGRERVAVRLPHLSDSLGHILTELERRHGMPLAELDRKTKQSVVRVLEARGAFSVRHGVETVASALGVSRFTIYNYLNRETEGAG from the coding sequence GTGACCGGGCCCGCCGATCACCCGTTCGTCCAGGCGGTCAAGCCGCTCGTGGACGCCATGGGCGGCGAGATGGTCGCTCCCGAACTGGCCCAGGGGGACGACGTGGTCCTGGTCTGGGAGGGGCGGGAGCGGGTCGCCGTACGCCTGCCGCATCTGTCGGACTCCCTGGGGCACATCCTGACGGAGCTGGAGCGCCGGCACGGCATGCCGCTGGCGGAGCTGGACCGCAAGACGAAACAGTCGGTCGTACGGGTCCTGGAGGCGCGGGGAGCTTTCTCGGTGCGGCACGGCGTGGAGACGGTGGCGAGCGCCCTGGGAGTCAGCCGCTTCACCATCTACAACTACCTGAACAGGGAGACCGAAGGCGCCGGTTGA
- a CDS encoding chitosanase, protein MRTRSSAKALGKPVTRVALGLALLAVPTTAVAVDALPAGHPTATATATATATARTVPSAPRAAVGLDDPQKKEIAMKLVSSAENSSLDWKAQYKYIEDIGDGRGYTAGIIGFCSGTHDMLELVELYTKRKPGNVLAKYLPALRAVDGSDSHEGLDPDYPKDWRKAAQDPVFQQAQNDERDRVYFNPAVKRGKADGIGVLGQFAYYDALVMHGDGSDRTSFSGIRKRAMAEARTPAQGGDEKTYLNAFLDARVWAMKQEEAHRDTSRVDTAQRVFLRKGNLNLDTPLDWKVYGQSFHIG, encoded by the coding sequence ATGCGCACCCGATCGTCAGCCAAGGCACTCGGCAAGCCCGTAACCCGCGTCGCCCTCGGCCTGGCCCTGCTCGCCGTACCGACGACCGCTGTCGCCGTCGACGCCCTGCCGGCCGGCCACCCCACGGCGACCGCCACCGCGACCGCGACCGCGACCGCCCGTACCGTACCGTCCGCGCCCCGCGCCGCGGTGGGGCTGGACGACCCGCAGAAGAAGGAGATCGCCATGAAACTGGTCTCCAGCGCGGAGAACTCCTCGCTGGACTGGAAGGCCCAGTACAAGTACATCGAGGACATCGGTGACGGCCGCGGCTACACCGCCGGCATCATCGGCTTCTGCTCCGGCACCCACGACATGCTGGAGCTGGTGGAGCTCTACACCAAGCGCAAGCCGGGCAACGTCCTGGCGAAGTACCTGCCCGCGCTGCGCGCCGTCGACGGCAGCGACTCCCATGAGGGCCTGGACCCGGACTACCCCAAGGACTGGAGGAAGGCCGCCCAGGACCCCGTCTTCCAGCAGGCCCAGAACGACGAGCGGGACCGGGTCTACTTCAACCCGGCGGTCAAGCGGGGCAAGGCCGACGGGATCGGCGTGCTCGGCCAGTTCGCGTACTACGACGCACTGGTGATGCACGGTGACGGCAGTGACCGGACCAGCTTCTCCGGCATCCGCAAGCGGGCGATGGCCGAGGCGAGGACCCCGGCCCAGGGCGGCGACGAGAAGACGTACCTGAACGCCTTCCTCGACGCCCGGGTGTGGGCCATGAAGCAGGAGGAGGCACACCGCGACACCAGCCGTGTGGACACCGCACAGCGGGTCTTCCTCAGGAAGGGGAACCTGAACCTGGATACGCCGCTGGACTGGAAGGTGTACGGGCAGAGCTTCCACATCGGCTGA
- the pucL gene encoding factor-independent urate hydroxylase: MTVPSHPARTAVPRPAGVTMLGQNQYGKAETRVVKITRDGATHHIKDLSVSVALSGDLDEVHLSGSNANCLPTDTTKNTVYAFAKEYGIESAEQFGIHLARHFVTSQEPIGRARIRIEEYAWERIATSDANSRFIGADEVKHSFVRKGQETRLTQVTYDGERWQVISGLKDLVVMNSTHSEFWGYIKDRYTTLKEAYDRILATEVFGRWRFNWTDDRQRMPNWDRSYEQVRKHLLQAFAETYSLSLQQTLYQMGSRVITHRAEIDEVRFSLPNKHHFLVDLEPFGLKNDTPDGAVYYAADRPYGLIEATILRDGAEPGIPVDLTNL; the protein is encoded by the coding sequence ATGACCGTACCGTCCCATCCGGCCCGCACGGCCGTGCCCCGTCCGGCCGGCGTCACGATGCTCGGCCAGAACCAGTACGGCAAGGCGGAGACCCGCGTCGTCAAGATCACCCGTGACGGCGCCACCCACCACATCAAGGACCTCAGCGTCTCCGTCGCCCTCTCCGGCGACCTCGACGAGGTCCACCTCTCCGGCTCCAACGCCAACTGCCTGCCCACCGACACCACCAAGAACACCGTCTACGCCTTCGCCAAGGAGTACGGGATCGAGTCGGCCGAGCAGTTCGGCATCCACCTGGCGCGGCACTTCGTGACCAGCCAGGAACCGATCGGGCGGGCCCGCATCCGCATCGAGGAGTACGCCTGGGAACGGATCGCCACCTCCGATGCCAACTCACGCTTCATCGGGGCCGACGAGGTCAAGCACTCCTTCGTCCGCAAGGGCCAGGAGACCCGGCTGACCCAGGTCACCTACGACGGCGAGCGGTGGCAGGTCATCTCCGGTCTGAAGGACCTTGTCGTGATGAACTCCACCCACTCCGAGTTCTGGGGCTACATCAAGGACCGCTACACCACACTGAAGGAGGCGTACGACCGCATCCTGGCCACCGAGGTCTTTGGCCGCTGGCGGTTCAACTGGACCGACGACCGGCAGCGGATGCCCAACTGGGACCGTTCGTACGAGCAGGTCAGGAAACACCTGCTGCAGGCCTTCGCCGAGACCTACAGCCTCTCGCTCCAGCAGACCCTCTACCAGATGGGCTCGCGCGTCATCACCCACCGCGCGGAGATCGACGAGGTGCGGTTCTCGCTGCCGAACAAGCACCACTTCCTGGTGGACCTGGAGCCGTTCGGGCTGAAGAACGACACCCCCGACGGGGCCGTGTACTACGCGGCGGACCGTCCGTACGGCCTCATAGAGGCCACCATCCTGCGCGACGGCGCCGAACCGGGGATCCCGGTCGACCTGACGAACCTCTGA